A genomic stretch from uncultured Cohaesibacter sp. includes:
- a CDS encoding DUF2865 domain-containing protein — protein MKRRVSLAGLLFATLWATVPVEAQTSWSSNKRVCAQLEGDLARLQRGGGSTSSRNYQKFDAAVHKQQAELDNAQARAKRDACFGGSIFLFRRTPKASCPALIKRIDKMKRNLAALEQKRNRYAPPPSNTGQMKAQILAQLARAGCGEQYQRFAQPVRQQRRGLFGSLFGNGGTVREYNLKNYDIPQVGTFRTVCVRSCDGFFFPISFSTTQSGFQRDAQMCQSSCPGTNAELFVYHNPGETPDDMVSLSGQPYQSLDTAYLYKQKYVPGCSCQRPASQMASITTSDTPRTQMTPAPQRQRVPAGPIVPFPSPKQTAMVDPDTQALARYGMKFEPYQPPEVSADANSVRTADGRSIRIVGPRFFGNQ, from the coding sequence ATGAAAAGGCGCGTATCTTTAGCCGGACTGCTTTTTGCCACACTCTGGGCGACAGTCCCTGTGGAAGCACAGACCTCGTGGTCGTCAAACAAACGGGTTTGCGCGCAGCTTGAGGGAGATCTTGCACGGCTCCAGCGTGGCGGCGGATCGACCTCATCGCGCAACTATCAAAAGTTTGATGCTGCAGTTCACAAGCAACAAGCCGAGCTGGACAATGCCCAAGCACGCGCCAAGCGGGACGCCTGCTTTGGTGGCAGCATCTTTCTGTTTCGCAGAACTCCAAAGGCCTCTTGCCCGGCTCTGATCAAACGCATCGACAAAATGAAGCGCAATCTGGCTGCTCTGGAGCAGAAACGAAACCGCTACGCGCCTCCCCCCAGCAACACTGGCCAGATGAAGGCGCAAATATTGGCCCAGTTGGCGCGCGCCGGTTGTGGGGAACAATATCAGCGCTTTGCTCAGCCTGTGCGCCAGCAACGTCGTGGCCTGTTCGGCTCCCTGTTTGGCAATGGCGGCACGGTTCGGGAATATAATCTGAAGAATTACGACATTCCGCAAGTCGGCACCTTCCGTACCGTATGCGTGCGCTCCTGTGATGGTTTCTTCTTCCCTATCAGCTTCTCGACCACCCAGAGCGGCTTTCAGCGCGACGCCCAGATGTGCCAATCCAGCTGCCCGGGCACAAACGCGGAATTGTTTGTGTATCATAACCCCGGCGAGACCCCTGACGACATGGTCTCCCTCTCCGGTCAACCCTATCAGTCTCTTGATACGGCCTATCTTTATAAGCAGAAATATGTGCCGGGCTGCTCCTGCCAGCGCCCCGCAAGCCAGATGGCCTCGATCACGACTAGCGACACACCGCGCACTCAGATGACGCCAGCGCCACAGCGCCAGAGAGTACCGGCAGGTCCGATTGTGCCGTTCCCTTCGCCCAAGCAGACCGCAATGGTTGACCCGGACACGCAGGCACTGGCACGCTATGGAATGAAATTCGAACCGTATCAGCCACCGGAAGTCAGTGCGGACGCAAATTCGGTCCGCACCGCAGATGGCCGCTCCATCAGGATAGTCGGTCCACGCTTCTTTGGTAACCAATAA
- the der gene encoding ribosome biogenesis GTPase Der yields MKLNVAIVGRPNVGKSTLFNRLVGKKLALVDDRPGVTRDRRESEVQLGDLHINIIDTAGLEVAEEDALETRMRLQTEEAIGMADVVLFMMDARAGTTPMDEHFAAMVRKAGKPTILLANKSEGKAADAGYYEAFSLGLGEPMPLSAEHGIGMADLYEELVKYDEEKKAKFGTDEADAIKAALAEDDGPLVDVDIEDDESETPLYDPTKPLRVAIVGRPNAGKSTLINNLIGQDRLLTGPEAGITRDSISVNWEFRDRKFKLFDTAGMRRKARVQEKLEKLSVSDALRSIQFAEVVIVTLDVTKPFEKQDLQIADLVGREGRAIVIALNKWDLVEKPQEMMAELREKATRLLPQMRDVPLIPVSGLTGKNLDRLMKSVLDIYEVWNRRISTSRLNRWLNGATQGHPPPAVGGRRIKVRYVTQIKTRPPTFVVMCSRPDDLPDSYQRYLLNDLRDTFNIPAVPVRMLMRKGDNPYAAKAAKRKIY; encoded by the coding sequence ATGAAACTGAATGTAGCCATAGTGGGCCGCCCCAATGTTGGCAAATCCACGCTGTTCAACCGTCTGGTTGGCAAGAAGCTGGCGCTTGTCGATGACCGTCCGGGTGTGACCCGTGACCGGCGCGAAAGCGAAGTGCAGCTGGGCGATCTGCATATCAACATCATCGATACTGCGGGTTTGGAAGTGGCCGAAGAGGATGCGCTGGAAACACGCATGCGCCTGCAGACAGAAGAAGCCATCGGCATGGCCGATGTGGTTCTTTTCATGATGGATGCACGCGCTGGCACAACGCCCATGGACGAGCATTTCGCCGCCATGGTGCGCAAGGCTGGCAAGCCGACCATATTGCTGGCCAACAAATCCGAAGGCAAAGCTGCCGATGCCGGTTATTATGAGGCCTTCTCTCTGGGGTTGGGCGAGCCTATGCCACTATCGGCCGAGCATGGCATTGGCATGGCGGATCTTTATGAAGAGCTCGTCAAGTATGATGAGGAAAAGAAAGCCAAATTCGGCACAGATGAGGCCGACGCCATCAAGGCTGCGCTCGCGGAAGATGATGGCCCGCTGGTGGATGTTGATATCGAGGATGACGAGTCCGAGACGCCGCTCTACGATCCGACCAAACCTTTGCGGGTTGCCATTGTCGGACGTCCGAATGCGGGCAAATCGACGCTCATCAACAATCTCATCGGGCAGGATCGCCTGTTGACCGGACCGGAAGCGGGCATTACGCGCGACTCCATTTCGGTGAACTGGGAATTCCGGGATCGCAAGTTCAAACTGTTTGATACAGCTGGCATGCGGCGTAAGGCGCGTGTGCAGGAGAAGCTTGAGAAACTCTCAGTTTCTGATGCCCTGCGCTCAATCCAGTTTGCAGAAGTGGTGATTGTCACGCTGGATGTGACCAAACCTTTCGAGAAGCAGGATTTGCAGATTGCCGATCTTGTTGGTCGGGAAGGGCGCGCGATCGTGATTGCCCTTAACAAGTGGGATCTGGTTGAGAAACCGCAGGAAATGATGGCCGAGCTGCGCGAGAAGGCAACCCGCCTGTTGCCGCAGATGCGTGATGTGCCGCTTATTCCGGTTTCTGGCCTGACGGGCAAGAATCTGGATCGGCTGATGAAATCGGTGCTCGACATCTATGAAGTCTGGAACCGCCGCATTTCCACCTCGCGTCTCAATCGCTGGCTCAATGGTGCAACCCAAGGGCATCCGCCGCCCGCTGTTGGTGGTCGCCGGATCAAGGTGCGCTACGTCACCCAGATCAAGACGCGTCCGCCGACTTTTGTGGTCATGTGCTCCCGCCCGGACGATCTGCCGGATAGTTATCAGCGGTATTTGCTCAATGACTTGCGCGACACCTTTAATATCCCCGCTGTTCCGGTGCGTATGCTGATGCGCAAGGGGGACAACCCCTATGCCGCGAAAGCCGCCAAGCGGAAGATCTACTAA
- a CDS encoding NnrU family protein, with amino-acid sequence MVLLLVGIALFLVIHLVPQKAELKDGLTMRFGEMGYRIFHGVIALLAVGLIYVGYFSAQGTYILWYPPIWTRHLAATLMLFASILAFSGAVPGKIKQKLTSPFSIAIKTWAFAHLLANGTLSDLILFGFFLFFGVSYRISLKRRIAAGRVTIPEGKLKWDILAILLGLGFYAAMIFGVHEWLFGVSPLF; translated from the coding sequence ATGGTTTTGTTACTGGTTGGTATTGCTCTTTTTCTTGTCATCCATTTGGTGCCTCAAAAAGCGGAACTCAAAGACGGCTTAACCATGCGTTTTGGCGAGATGGGTTATCGCATCTTTCATGGCGTGATTGCGCTTCTAGCTGTCGGGCTGATCTATGTTGGCTATTTCTCGGCCCAAGGTACCTATATTCTGTGGTATCCGCCCATCTGGACCAGACATCTGGCTGCGACACTGATGCTGTTTGCTTCTATTCTGGCTTTCTCGGGGGCAGTTCCGGGCAAGATCAAGCAAAAGCTCACCTCTCCCTTTTCGATTGCCATTAAAACTTGGGCTTTCGCGCATCTGCTTGCGAATGGCACGCTTTCGGATTTGATTCTGTTCGGCTTCTTTCTCTTCTTTGGCGTGAGCTATCGGATTTCCCTCAAGCGGCGTATCGCTGCAGGGCGGGTTACCATTCCGGAAGGCAAGCTGAAATGGGATATCTTGGCTATTCTGCTGGGGCTGGGCTTTTATGCGGCCATGATTTTCGGCGTGCATGAATGGCTCTTTGGCGTCAGTCCGCTGTTTTGA
- a CDS encoding NAD+ synthase, which produces MTERLVFSLAQLNPHLGDIAGNAEMARAAHKVAAEQGADCLVLSELFISGYPPEDLVLKPAFQVACREQVEKLAELTEGDAPAILIGSPWVDGERLYNAVCLLDNGEVQAVRYKADLPNYGVFDEKRVFASGPMPGPINLRGVAVGVPICEDIWDIEVCECLAETGAELLVVPNGSPFNLDKWEVRQQVAIQRVVETELPLVYLNQVGGQDELVFDGASFALNGDRSLAMQMVGFAEDQQVLVAERVDGKWTLSGPIEPVMDRDASAWSACMLGLRDYVNKNRFPGVVLGLSGGIDSAICAALAVDALGADRVHCVMLPYRYTSEESLKDAADCAKALGVRYDIVDIVKPVEGFADALSGLFEGTDEGVTEENLQSRARGTILMAVSNKFGNMVVTTGNKSEMSVGYATLYGDMNGGFNPIKDLYKMAVYHLSAWRNQNKPDGALGPSGEVIPANIIAKAPTAELRENQTDQDSLPEYPVLDDILECLVEKEMGVDEIVKRGHAPDLVRRIEHLLYVAEYKRRQSAPGVKLSDRNFGRDRRYPITNGFRDRG; this is translated from the coding sequence GTGACCGAAAGACTTGTTTTCAGCCTTGCTCAACTCAATCCCCATTTGGGGGATATTGCGGGTAACGCCGAAATGGCCCGCGCAGCTCACAAGGTCGCTGCCGAACAGGGCGCCGATTGTCTGGTGCTCAGTGAGCTGTTTATCTCGGGCTATCCACCTGAGGATCTGGTGCTGAAGCCCGCTTTTCAGGTAGCCTGTCGCGAGCAGGTGGAAAAGCTGGCCGAGCTGACCGAAGGGGACGCGCCTGCCATTCTGATCGGCTCGCCATGGGTGGACGGAGAGCGGCTCTATAACGCGGTATGCTTGCTTGATAATGGCGAAGTTCAGGCCGTGCGATACAAGGCCGATTTGCCCAACTATGGTGTCTTTGACGAAAAGCGCGTGTTTGCTTCCGGGCCGATGCCGGGGCCGATCAATCTGCGCGGCGTGGCTGTCGGCGTGCCTATTTGCGAAGATATCTGGGATATCGAGGTATGCGAATGTCTGGCAGAGACGGGGGCTGAGCTTCTGGTCGTGCCAAATGGTTCTCCGTTCAATCTGGATAAATGGGAAGTCCGCCAACAGGTGGCCATCCAGCGTGTGGTCGAAACGGAGCTGCCGCTGGTTTATCTCAATCAGGTTGGCGGGCAGGATGAATTGGTGTTTGACGGCGCGTCCTTTGCGCTGAATGGCGACCGTTCGCTGGCGATGCAGATGGTTGGCTTTGCCGAAGACCAGCAGGTGCTTGTGGCAGAGCGCGTTGATGGCAAATGGACGCTCTCTGGTCCGATTGAACCGGTTATGGATCGCGACGCCAGCGCCTGGTCGGCCTGCATGCTGGGGCTGAGGGATTATGTCAACAAAAACCGGTTCCCCGGTGTCGTGCTCGGGCTCTCTGGTGGCATCGATTCGGCCATTTGCGCGGCGCTGGCGGTAGACGCTCTAGGCGCTGATCGTGTGCATTGCGTCATGCTGCCTTATCGCTACACATCTGAGGAAAGCCTCAAAGACGCTGCCGATTGCGCCAAGGCGCTTGGCGTGCGCTATGACATTGTTGATATCGTCAAGCCGGTGGAAGGCTTCGCCGATGCTTTGTCCGGCCTCTTTGAGGGCACAGACGAGGGCGTGACGGAAGAAAATCTTCAATCCCGCGCTCGCGGCACCATTTTGATGGCCGTATCGAACAAGTTCGGCAACATGGTTGTCACCACGGGCAACAAGTCTGAAATGTCCGTTGGCTATGCCACGCTTTATGGCGACATGAATGGTGGCTTCAATCCCATCAAGGATCTTTACAAGATGGCGGTCTACCATCTTTCTGCATGGCGCAACCAGAATAAACCCGATGGGGCTCTGGGGCCTTCAGGAGAGGTCATTCCGGCCAATATCATTGCCAAGGCACCAACGGCGGAATTGCGCGAGAACCAGACGGACCAAGACAGCTTGCCCGAATATCCGGTTCTGGATGACATTCTTGAATGCCTTGTCGAAAAGGAAATGGGTGTCGATGAAATCGTGAAGCGGGGCCATGCACCAGATCTGGTGCGCCGCATCGAGCATCTGCTTTATGTCGCCGAATATAAGCGTCGCCAATCCGCTCCGGGCGTCAAGCTCAGCGACAGGAATTTTGGCCGCGACCGGCGCTATCCAATCACCAACGGGTTCCGCGACAGAGGCTGA
- a CDS encoding flavin reductase family protein, giving the protein MIEAAEFRNALGRFATGIAIVTTMDNNGMPMGLTVNSFNSVSLDPPLVLWSLDRGSNQMEAFCNSGFYGVSILAHDQQLASNLFAAMADDRFEQVDWSIAQTGAPLIDGALARIDCTTEQIIEGGDHVILLGRVVDISVSHGDPLVYYGGGYRALAQPLA; this is encoded by the coding sequence ATGATTGAAGCAGCGGAGTTTCGCAACGCCCTCGGGCGCTTTGCGACGGGTATTGCCATCGTTACGACAATGGATAACAACGGCATGCCGATGGGGCTGACTGTGAACAGCTTCAATTCCGTATCGCTCGATCCTCCTCTCGTGCTTTGGTCGCTGGACAGGGGCTCCAACCAGATGGAGGCTTTCTGCAACAGTGGCTTTTATGGTGTGAGTATTCTGGCGCATGATCAGCAATTGGCCTCCAATCTCTTTGCTGCAATGGCGGATGATCGCTTCGAGCAGGTCGACTGGAGCATAGCGCAAACCGGTGCGCCGTTGATTGACGGGGCTTTGGCGCGGATTGACTGCACTACGGAGCAAATCATCGAAGGCGGTGATCACGTCATTCTGCTGGGGCGCGTGGTTGATATTTCCGTCTCGCATGGAGATCCGCTTGTCTATTATGGCGGCGGCTATCGAGCACTTGCCCAACCATTGGCTTGA
- a CDS encoding TraR/DksA C4-type zinc finger protein has product MAISPKTAMELLEGKRIEIAALSDLSKEARSVVTLDQQSVGRLSRMDALQSQAMAKETERRRALELQRIEKAFERLESGDFGYCVECDAEIPLKRLEIDPTATLCVECAAKKEKAKK; this is encoded by the coding sequence ATGGCTATTTCTCCCAAGACAGCGATGGAGCTATTGGAAGGAAAGCGCATCGAAATCGCAGCATTGAGCGATCTTTCCAAAGAGGCCAGAAGCGTAGTGACCCTTGATCAGCAGAGCGTTGGGCGTCTTTCGCGCATGGATGCATTGCAAAGTCAGGCAATGGCCAAGGAAACCGAACGTCGGCGCGCACTGGAGCTTCAAAGAATAGAAAAGGCCTTTGAACGACTTGAAAGCGGCGACTTCGGATACTGCGTCGAATGCGACGCAGAAATTCCCCTCAAGCGATTGGAAATCGACCCGACAGCGACCCTGTGTGTTGAATGTGCCGCCAAAAAGGAAAAGGCGAAAAAATAG
- a CDS encoding PQQ-binding-like beta-propeller repeat protein, whose translation MRQASGVKTETRSLAYAGKAALMALLLGLAGCSSVTDFASDVNPFKTPEEVLPGQRQALFDTAAVAKVEDTSPVSIPGPVNFSSWSQAGGPATNNPPNVSFSGQGARVWSAKAAIRGGDSDERAAARPVSVGGRVAVYSPDGDVSLYNASNGGRIWNVSVRPQNEKGVSIGGAVTMDSARVFAATGFSELVALDAGSGRRLWSFQLDAPARGAPVVVGNTVLAVSATNSLFAVNVSDGGELWTFEGIPQGTGLLGSGAPAVSGNTVLFSGTSGELVALDIKSGEMRWSDTIVQGTRRYAISGISAIAGGPVVSDGIVYASSVSGNTIALRIRDGERVWDRSLGSVHAPVVAGNSIFVVDLDDRIVALNKKNGKIRWSSQLPSVRSKKKSTSWAGPVLAGSRLWVTSNDGKLAAVDPKNGSIVLTRDIKDPVFIAPIAVTGRLIMLSGSGRLSAYN comes from the coding sequence ATGAGACAAGCATCAGGTGTGAAAACTGAAACGCGCTCTTTGGCATATGCAGGCAAGGCTGCATTGATGGCTTTGCTGCTCGGTCTTGCCGGTTGTTCCAGCGTGACTGACTTTGCGAGCGACGTGAATCCATTCAAAACCCCCGAAGAGGTTTTGCCGGGGCAAAGACAGGCGCTGTTTGATACAGCTGCTGTTGCCAAGGTTGAAGACACCTCACCGGTGTCCATTCCAGGGCCGGTCAATTTCTCCTCCTGGTCTCAGGCCGGTGGCCCTGCGACAAACAATCCGCCAAATGTCTCCTTCAGCGGGCAGGGCGCTCGCGTTTGGAGCGCCAAGGCAGCCATTCGTGGCGGCGATTCCGATGAACGCGCTGCAGCGCGGCCGGTGTCTGTTGGCGGGCGGGTTGCTGTTTACAGCCCTGACGGGGATGTCTCTTTGTATAATGCCTCAAATGGCGGCCGTATCTGGAATGTCTCTGTAAGGCCCCAGAATGAAAAGGGTGTTTCCATTGGTGGCGCGGTTACCATGGACAGCGCGCGCGTTTTTGCGGCAACCGGCTTTAGCGAGCTCGTTGCATTGGATGCCGGAAGCGGTCGTCGCCTCTGGTCCTTCCAGCTGGATGCGCCTGCGCGTGGCGCTCCGGTCGTTGTGGGCAATACGGTTCTTGCCGTCTCTGCCACGAACTCCTTGTTCGCAGTCAATGTTTCAGATGGTGGAGAGCTTTGGACCTTTGAGGGCATTCCTCAGGGCACAGGGCTTCTTGGCTCTGGTGCGCCGGCTGTCAGCGGCAATACGGTTCTGTTCTCCGGCACATCCGGTGAGCTTGTTGCGCTGGATATCAAGTCGGGTGAAATGCGCTGGTCAGATACCATCGTTCAGGGAACCCGCCGCTATGCGATCTCTGGCATCTCGGCCATTGCTGGTGGTCCTGTCGTGTCCGATGGTATTGTTTATGCGTCGAGTGTAAGTGGCAACACGATTGCTCTGCGCATCCGCGATGGCGAGCGGGTCTGGGACCGGTCTTTGGGTTCGGTGCATGCGCCTGTTGTGGCTGGCAACTCCATTTTTGTTGTCGATCTGGATGACCGGATTGTCGCGCTCAACAAGAAAAACGGTAAAATTCGCTGGTCAAGCCAGCTGCCTTCGGTTAGAAGCAAGAAGAAAAGTACGAGTTGGGCCGGTCCTGTGTTGGCTGGCAGTCGCCTTTGGGTGACATCCAACGACGGAAAACTGGCCGCTGTGGATCCGAAAAACGGAAGCATAGTGCTGACCAGAGATATCAAGGATCCTGTCTTTATCGCCCCTATTGCCGTGACTGGTCGTTTGATCATGCTGAGCGGATCGGGTCGTTTGTCCGCTTATAATTAG
- a CDS encoding tetratricopeptide repeat protein codes for MSESDFIREVDEELRHEQIKSMWDKFGPYVIGFALLVVLGTAADKGYEYWRQTQAAKAGDAFIEALSLSEEGKKDEALAALEKIKAEGAGGYPLLAEMRIASEKAASGDVDEAISLFKDAANNPDVQPVIQSLARTRANVLMLNQGKADEVINELSGLMDNNGFRHSARELVMLAYLEKKDYAQAMPIAERISQDAETPPEMRQRAEVYVNYIRSQFEEGGKDTAKEAAE; via the coding sequence ATGTCTGAGTCCGATTTTATCCGTGAAGTCGATGAAGAGCTGCGCCATGAGCAGATCAAGAGTATGTGGGACAAGTTCGGCCCTTATGTGATCGGCTTTGCTCTTCTGGTCGTTTTGGGAACTGCAGCGGACAAGGGCTATGAATATTGGCGCCAGACACAGGCTGCCAAGGCTGGGGATGCCTTCATCGAGGCGCTCAGCCTTTCGGAAGAAGGCAAAAAGGACGAGGCGCTTGCCGCGCTTGAGAAGATCAAGGCAGAAGGGGCCGGCGGATATCCGTTGCTTGCCGAAATGCGGATTGCTTCTGAAAAAGCGGCCAGTGGCGATGTCGACGAGGCGATCTCCCTGTTCAAGGATGCTGCCAACAATCCGGATGTCCAGCCTGTTATTCAGAGCCTTGCGCGCACCCGTGCCAATGTGCTGATGCTTAATCAGGGCAAGGCGGATGAAGTAATCAACGAGCTTTCCGGTTTGATGGACAATAACGGCTTCCGCCACTCTGCCAGAGAACTGGTGATGCTGGCCTATCTGGAAAAGAAGGATTACGCTCAGGCCATGCCGATTGCAGAACGGATTTCTCAGGATGCGGAAACGCCACCTGAAATGCGTCAGCGCGCTGAGGTCTATGTCAATTACATCCGCTCCCAGTTTGAGGAAGGTGGAAAAGACACCGCCAAGGAGGCTGCTGAATGA
- a CDS encoding 3-deoxy-7-phosphoheptulonate synthase class II — translation MSKTWTPDSWRSMPIQQVPDYPDAEAVAAVESTLATYPPLVFAGEARKLRKQLARVAEGEGFLLQGGDCAEAFVEHHPDNIRDFFRVFLQMAAVLTFAAASPVVKVGRIAGQFAKPRSSPTETVDGVELPSYRGDIINETSFGSDARIPDPQRMIMAYRQSAATLNLLRAFAQGGYANLDHVHQWTMDFLKDSPQGPRYRELADRITEAMAFMRACGVEPSKTEALRSTDFFTSHEALLLGYEQAFTRVDSTTGLHYATSGHMLWIGDRTRQIDHAHVEFFRGIENPIGLKCGPSMTPDELLRLIEVLNPDNEAGRLTLITRFGADKVFDHLPNLVKAVKREGHKVLWSCDPMHGNVVKAANGYKTRPFERILKEVESFFAVHRSEGTYPGGVHVEMTGKNVTECTGGAHAISEDDLSDRYHTVCDPRLNADQSLELAFLIADNIKKHRANLKASEIAPY, via the coding sequence ATGAGCAAGACCTGGACACCCGACAGCTGGAGGTCAATGCCGATCCAGCAGGTGCCGGATTATCCCGATGCCGAAGCAGTAGCCGCTGTTGAAAGCACGCTTGCCACTTATCCACCTTTGGTCTTTGCTGGCGAGGCGCGCAAATTGCGTAAGCAGTTGGCGCGAGTTGCTGAAGGTGAAGGGTTCCTGCTTCAGGGCGGCGATTGCGCTGAAGCATTCGTGGAACATCATCCTGACAATATTCGCGATTTCTTCCGTGTGTTCCTGCAAATGGCAGCCGTGCTGACTTTTGCCGCCGCTTCTCCGGTGGTCAAGGTTGGCCGTATTGCTGGTCAGTTCGCCAAGCCGCGTTCCTCGCCGACAGAGACTGTTGACGGTGTGGAATTGCCAAGCTATCGCGGCGACATCATCAACGAGACCAGTTTTGGCAGCGATGCGCGTATACCCGATCCACAGCGCATGATCATGGCCTATCGCCAGTCAGCGGCAACGCTGAATCTGCTGCGTGCTTTTGCGCAAGGAGGGTATGCCAATCTGGATCATGTGCATCAATGGACGATGGATTTCCTCAAGGATAGCCCGCAAGGCCCTCGTTATCGCGAGTTGGCCGATCGCATCACCGAGGCCATGGCCTTCATGCGTGCCTGCGGCGTCGAGCCTTCCAAGACGGAAGCCCTCCGGTCAACGGATTTCTTCACCAGCCATGAGGCTCTTCTGCTCGGCTATGAGCAGGCCTTCACCCGCGTTGATTCGACCACTGGTCTGCATTATGCCACCTCGGGCCATATGCTCTGGATTGGGGATCGCACACGCCAGATCGATCATGCGCATGTCGAGTTTTTCCGCGGCATCGAAAACCCGATCGGTTTGAAATGCGGTCCGAGCATGACGCCTGACGAATTGCTTCGCCTGATCGAGGTGCTCAACCCGGATAATGAAGCCGGCCGTCTGACGCTGATCACACGCTTTGGGGCCGACAAGGTGTTTGATCATCTTCCGAACCTTGTCAAAGCGGTCAAGCGGGAAGGGCACAAGGTGCTTTGGTCTTGCGATCCGATGCATGGCAATGTGGTCAAGGCAGCCAATGGCTACAAGACTCGCCCGTTCGAGCGCATTCTGAAAGAAGTCGAAAGCTTCTTTGCTGTGCATCGCTCCGAGGGGACTTACCCCGGTGGTGTACATGTGGAAATGACCGGCAAGAATGTGACCGAGTGCACCGGTGGTGCGCACGCCATTTCCGAGGATGATCTGTCTGATCGCTATCACACCGTATGCGATCCACGCCTCAATGCGGATCAGTCGCTGGAACTGGCATTCCTGATTGCAGACAATATCAAGAAGCATCGCGCCAATCTCAAGGCGAGCGAGATTGCTCCTTATTAA
- the gltX gene encoding glutamate--tRNA ligase — MAEIVRFAPSPTGNIHIGNARPALINWLMAMKTDGQFILRYDDTDQERSRKEYADNIAEDLAWLGVKPDRVERQSARMGVYDTVAKKLRDLGRLYACYETPDELDRKRKRQRARGLPPVYDRSALQLTQEQIAAYEAEGRKPHWRFLLDQKTVSWEDGIRGSQSIECDSVSDPVLIRADGTYLYTLPSVIDDIDMGVTMIIRGDDHVTNTAVQIQLFEILSGKSPKFAHHNLIINASGEGLSKRLGSLSIRQMREEGYEPLSVAIFAVLNGTSEPVQPLADMEALADLFALDKVSRSSSKFDMADLNHLNARILHETDYAAVADRLSALGIEGGEAFWQAVRGNIERLPDAKEWWAIAHDGLLDDAVGKSDEDAEFYAKALELLPAEPWDATTWKSWTTALKAETGRKGKSLFMPLRVALTGRSHGPELATFLPIIGYQRSVDRLS; from the coding sequence ATGGCTGAAATCGTTCGTTTCGCTCCGTCTCCGACGGGTAATATTCATATCGGCAATGCGCGTCCGGCGCTGATCAACTGGCTTATGGCGATGAAGACTGATGGTCAATTCATCCTGCGCTATGATGACACCGATCAGGAACGATCCCGAAAAGAATATGCAGATAATATCGCCGAGGATTTGGCCTGGCTGGGCGTGAAGCCGGACCGGGTGGAGCGCCAGTCCGCGCGCATGGGCGTTTATGACACGGTTGCCAAAAAACTGCGGGATCTGGGGCGCCTTTATGCCTGCTATGAAACCCCTGATGAGCTGGACAGAAAGCGCAAGCGTCAGCGCGCACGCGGCCTGCCACCGGTTTATGATCGCTCCGCGCTGCAGTTGACCCAAGAGCAGATCGCAGCCTATGAAGCCGAAGGGCGCAAGCCCCACTGGCGCTTTTTGCTCGATCAGAAGACGGTGAGCTGGGAAGATGGCATTCGTGGCTCACAGAGCATTGAGTGTGACAGCGTGTCCGATCCGGTTTTGATCCGCGCTGATGGCACCTATCTTTACACGCTGCCCTCGGTGATCGACGACATTGATATGGGCGTGACCATGATCATCCGCGGCGATGACCATGTGACCAACACGGCGGTGCAGATACAGCTGTTCGAAATCTTGTCTGGCAAAAGCCCGAAATTTGCGCATCACAACCTGATTATCAATGCAAGCGGCGAGGGGCTTTCCAAGCGTCTTGGCTCCCTTTCCATTCGTCAGATGCGCGAAGAAGGCTATGAACCTTTGTCTGTTGCGATTTTCGCCGTTCTGAATGGCACCTCGGAGCCTGTGCAGCCGTTGGCTGACATGGAAGCGCTGGCTGACCTGTTTGCCCTCGACAAGGTCTCGCGCTCATCCTCCAAGTTCGATATGGCGGATCTCAACCATCTCAATGCCCGCATTCTGCATGAGACGGACTATGCAGCGGTTGCCGATCGATTGTCCGCCCTCGGGATCGAAGGGGGCGAAGCCTTCTGGCAGGCTGTGCGGGGCAATATCGAACGGTTGCCTGATGCCAAGGAATGGTGGGCGATTGCCCATGACGGTCTGCTCGACGATGCCGTTGGAAAATCGGATGAAGACGCCGAGTTCTATGCCAAGGCGCTCGAGCTGTTGCCAGCCGAGCCTTGGGATGCCACCACCTGGAAAAGCTGGACGACGGCTCTCAAGGCCGAAACGGGACGAAAGGGCAAATCCCTCTTCATGCCGCTGCGCGTGGCTCTAACCGGTCGCTCGCATGGGCCGGAGCTGGCGACATTCCTGCCGATTATTGGTTACCAAAGAAGCGTGGACCGACTATCCTGA